The DNA window TCCATGCCCGCTATGAAAATGTCCTTGAAAAAATTAATGAATATACAAAAGGAAGAGGGGTGGATCTTACACTCGAATGTGCAGGTTCCCCTGTCACTCAAGAGCAGTGCCTGCTCGTTACTCGTAAAAAAGGGAAGGTTGGATATTTAGGTATTGCTTATTCAGATGTGTGTTTATCTGAAGCAGCATTTGAGAGTATTTTTAGAAAAGAGCTTACGTTGCAAGGTTTCTGGAACTCTTATTCTGCACCTTTTCCCGGGAAAGAGTGGAAAACAAGCGTTGACTTTATTTTAAATGGAAAGATTAGATTAAAAGAATTAGTTTCTCATCGCTTCAAGTTAGAAGACACGCAAAAAGCATTTAATATGATTATTAATCGAGAAGAAGCTTATGGAAAAGTGCTAATAATTCCAAATGAGGAGTGAAAAAAATGAAGGCAGTCATGAAGGTAGAGCCAGGCTACGATAAGATGCTGTTGAAAACAATCCCTGAGTCAGAAGTCCAGAAAAACCAAGTGAAGATTAAAGTAGCGTATACCGGAATATGCGGTACGGATATCCACACGTTTACAGGTCAATATAAAAATTCCCAGACGCCGGTTGTGCTCGGGCATGAGTTTTCCGGTATAGTCGTTGAAGTAGGTAAAGATGTCACAAAAGTAAAAGTTGGCGATAAAGTAACGAGTGAAACAACATTTGTGACGTGCGGAGAGTGTGATTACTGCTTAGAAAAAGACTATAATCTGTGCGCCCATCGAAAAGGAATAGGCACACAAATAAACGGCAGCTTTGCTGAATATGTTATTTCACGTGAAGAAAGTGTCCATGTGCTGCCGGATGCAGTCGACTTAAAAGCAGCTGCTTTAACTGAGCCCCTAGCTTGCTGCGTTCATGCAGCTTTAGAAAAAACAGTTGTTAAAAAAGGAGATAAAGTTTTAATTTTTGGGCCAGGTCCAATTGGCTTACTACAAGCACAAGTCGTAAAAGCACAAGGAGCGTTTGTTATATTAGCAGGTATAACAAAAGATCAGAAGCGTTTAGAGTTAGCTAAGTCCTTAGGAGTTGACGTAGCGGTAGATATCCAAAAAGAAAGCTTAGAAGAAATTGTGTTGGCGTATACAAACGGATACGGTGTTGACAAGTTATTTGAGTGTTCAGGTGCTGTCCAGGCTTTAAACCAAGGATTGCCGCTGGTTAAGAAAAAAGGAACGTTTGTACAAGTAGGGATTTTCTCCGAAAAATTAAACCTTTTAGATCAAGAATCTATCATTCAAAGAGAAATTACATATATCGGCACGCGTTCTCAGAAACCAAGTTCTTGGCATATTGCTTTGAAACTTCTTGAAGAAAAGAAAATTAATACAGAGAAAATGATCACTAAAATTGTACCTCTTGATTATTGGCGTCAAGGATTCGAAGCCGTTTTATCAGGTAATGAAATAAAAGTGCTTGTTCAGTCGTAGAAATGAACTATATAAATAATGTAAATCAGGGAGGGAGGAAGTGTGAAAGATACGCAAATGGAAGCCGATTTATATTGTAACGGTTGCAAAGAGGAACTTCCGCATCACGTTTATTATATTAACGGCAAAATTGTGCGCGTAGAATGTCATGAATGCAACCGTACAATGGTATTTAAAGTTGATGTTTTGAAAGAGTTCTATAAAGAGGTCTATAAGCGTATCTCTACGAAACCTAATCGAATATCGAAAGAATATAAAAAAGATATAAATAGATTTTTAACTGAAATTCCTATCAGGTTAGTGTGCAAGCCTTATCGTCTAATGAAAGATTTTAACGAATCCATGCATACTATTCACCGCTACAAAAAATGAACTGCTGTTCTTGAAACTTTGTGTATAAATTTTTCCTTAAAACCCATGTTTTGTACGTTTCAAGAAAGGGTATAGTAAATGGTTCTCCGATATGGAATGAATTATAAAGCAGTATTTACACATATCTTTACTTTAAAGTCTAAGAAGGTGAAGGTATGGGATGGATGAACGACTAGAAAATAAACGTTGGGTTGCCTACTACCCTGTGACGGATCGGCTCGTAAATCTAGAACTTTCTTCTATTAAAAAAGAAGGAAAGAAAGACATCATCACCAGTTGTACAGGCATTGAAGATATTTGTCATACTTGCTTTATAACAAATATGGGGGATGTATCAAAAACATAGCGCTATGTTTGTAAAAGAGATGCGAGTTAGCGCTGCCTGTTATTATGATTCATATACAACTACCTGTAGCATTTGCCTTTTCTTAAAATGCTACAGGTAGTTTTGTATTTAACTAGTAGTTTTTGAAAAAAAAGCTTGATGAGCACTTACAGGATTCGCAAACCATTCAGCAATCTGATTGGCAATTTGCTGATTTTTTGCGCCTTCAAGTAGCATGCCTACAATGTGAGAAGGAAGGGGATCGGTCATAGCATTTGTCCATTCAGTTACTTGTGTAACGAATGGTTTAGTTTGCTCCCAGTAGGTTTCACCTAGTTTCTCATTCCAAGTAGAATCTTTATAGTCTATTAATATTTCATATAACTGTTCCGCGCAATAAGAAGCAAGATTGCAACCTTGACCTGTAATCGGATCATTTAAAAATACACTGTCGCCACAGCCGAGAACAAGCGTATCCTGATATATTGTATAAGGTTTTCGAATGACGGGTGTAATAGCCGTTTGTAAAAAACCTTGTTTGTCACACAAAGAAAAGGTAGCCTCGTTGATACGTGCATAAATGTCTGGAAAGAAGGAACGGACGGCTTCAAACATTTTTTGAGTAAATTCCTGAGGCGTTTTTATGCCTCGAAACAAATCCAATGGACGATTTGGAAGGGGCATCATAAATAAGATAGTCACAGGTCCTGTTTCCGTTACTGCTGGAATTTCGAACATTTCACCTAGTTCAGGAATAACGGTCACACCTATGCCCTGCGGATTCAGAGGTGCGATGCCTGAAAAATAACCTACAATACACTTTCGCTGAGGCATACGAAAAGGCGATTGCTCTTTTTCAATGGGAAAAGGAAAAAGCGGTCCAGCCTTGCCTGTACAATCAATAACTAAATCAACATCATCCATAAACGGCAACGGAGTGTTTGAATCTATTTTTTGCAAAGTGAAAGATACACCTTTATGAGTCAGGTCATTCAGGCATGTTGAAAAATACAAACGTTGGTCAACAGAAAGAGCGGGTTCATTTAATAAACCAGTAAACAGCTTCTGATCTCCAAGGTTGATATGAATACTTTTGATAAGAGATTGCTCATTCCATACAGGCATGTTAAAACGTCTTTCGCGCTCTCTAGTAGTCGCAAAATGAACTTGAGTCGACATGACTCGGCCGCTTTTTATCTCATCAGCGGAACGACAATGAAAGACTTTTACTTCAAACTCTTCTCTAAGCGCATAAGCTAACTGAAGGCCAGCGGTTCCGCTTCCGATAATGGCAATACGTTTCTTCAAATGGTTTCCCTCCTCTTTTAATCGTGAGGCTGTTTCTTTAGATGTTATGTAGATTTTATCACTTATACAGCTGGGAAAAACATAAAAACATAAAAAAAGCTGCTTTATACAAAGCAGCTTTTTTTACGTGACAGTTTCAAACTTCAGGGTGTGAGGTGGGATAGTTTTTGTTTACCCGTCTATATCTAAATAAAACTATCAAAATGTTAATAAAGTAGAAGTTATTTATTCCGTTTGTTTATAAATCATTTAAATATAAAATGAAGTAGTTTAGCTTTGGAAAATAAGGGAAGTAGCATACTAACTTGCCTGTGTATATTTAGAAAAGGAGGGATAAAGATGTCGTTGGCTCATTTTGATGATATTTCAGAAATTTGTTATGCATGTGAAAAACAGCCGCTTGGGAAAAGACAAAAACGCATTGGTGTATGGACGGAAAAAGAAATGAGGAAGCCTACTGAAGAGCGAATAGAAAATCAGAAGGTGGTCGTACTTTCTCGTTAATGTAAAAAAGCCTTTAGCTCATCTAAAGGCTTTTTTACGTAGTGGTGTTTGGACATGTGTGAGGGGGCATAGAAGCAATCGTTATAAATCTTCTAGTCTTTGAACTTTTTTGCCCTCTATTTTATGCTGTTCCATCGTTTCTTTTAACTCTTTGTTTGCCGTCGTCATCGTCGTTTCATTTGTTACCCCCATAAATGACCAGCCGTGGGATTCAAGCCAGTACTTGAATTCCCGCAAAAACTCTTCCTGCGTTCCTCCTGTATGATAAAAAGCTCCTTGAATCGTAATAGCCGGTTTTTCCGTATTATACGTCACATACATTTTATTTGCACACATCCAAATAGACCTCCTTTATTAATAAACAAACGTAAATTGACAAAGAAGCGTTGAATCATTCCTCAATAATTACACTATTTCTCTATTTGCCTGCTGTTTTCCTTTTTATCTCTGAGATTAATCATAAATAAAATCAAGGTTTTTACAGAAAGAGGAATCTAAGTAAATAGATAAAAAGTTCGTTTCGCAATGAAATCGTCATATTTCTACATATTCTTTAAGGGACATGTAAAAGTTGTAACATAATGAATGGCACTGTAAGAAACTTAATCCAATTAGAACAAATGTTACTGTTTTTTTTAATGAAAAGGCGAATCTATGTGCTAAGGTAATAACAGGTTCAAATTTTAGGAGGTAGTTTTTGTGAGTAAAAAACGTGTAAAAAAATGGGCAGTTGCTTCTGCAGCGTCTGTAGCATTTCTAGCAAGTCAAGGAACAGCATCAGCAGCAGCTTCGCACAAAGTCGTAAAAGGAGATACCTTGTGGGGGCTTGGCCAACAAAATGGGGTTACGGTAGATGAGCTGAAAGGTGCTAATAACCGTCAAAACGACATGATTTACGTTGGAGAAACATTAACGATTCCTGACCAGGGACAAGTACAACCTGCCGCTAGTCCGGCATCATCTGTACATACAGTAGCACAAGGCGAAACTTTATATCATATTGCAACACAAAACGGCATGACTGTGGATCAGTTAAAAGCTGTTAACGGTTTACAAAGTGATATCATTACCATCGGACAAACATTAAAACTTCAAGGAGAAGCACCGGCGCCGGCACAAACTGCTCCGTCTACATCGGTTTCTGCACAAGATCAAGATTTACTAGCAAGATTAGTAGAGGCAGAAGCAAAAGGTGAGCCGTACCAAGGAAAAGTAGCGGTAGCAATTGTGGTATTAAACCGTGTAGCTTCACCGGAATTCCCAAATAACATTCACGACGTTATTTATCAGCAGCTAGGAAACGGCGTATATCAATTTTCACCAGTAGCAAACGGAGCGATTAATCAGCCTGCATCAGAAGAATCAAAACGAGCGGTAAACGAAGCATTAGCAAACCCACATGAAAACGATGCGCTGTTTTTCTATAATCCGCAAATTGCCGAAAGCCAATGGGTTGCAACGCAGCAAGTAACGGCAGTTATCGGAAACCATGTATTTGCAAAATAAGCAGATTTCTTTCAAATACAAACATATATTTCATATATATGTATATGAAGTTAATACACAAAAAGGATGGCAACAAGGAGCCATCCTTTTTGTATGCAGAGAGGAATCGTCATTTTCAAACGTAATTAAACTTAAAATGCTTTAATAGAGCTACCTGTTAAGGTATTTTTTTTGCCTAAATTTTGATAAAACCATTGATTATTTAGAGAATAATGATATGATAAAAGAAGTCGATTGATAATGATAATCATTTACAGATGGTGAAGGAGGAGATAAGTAGACTTATAGCGGTAAGAAAGGAGTAAGGAAAGTTGAAGTTTTATCAGTTAATTCTTGTGTTTGCCGTACTAGCGGTTGCTTCTCTTTTTATAGGAGTACAAGATTTGTCAGCAGTAGATCTGTTTCATTTAACAAAAGAAGAAAGTCAAACGCTGTTTTTTAGTCGTTTTCCAAGGCTTTTGAGTATTATTATGGCGGGAATGAGCCTTAGTATTTGCGGATTAATTATGCAGCAAATTACGCGAAATAAGTTTGTATCTCCAACGACTGCCGGAACAATGGACTGGGCAAGACTTGGTGTGTTAATTTCTCTACTAGTATTTGCTTCAGCAAGCCCTCTATTAAAAATGACCATTGCTTTCATTTTCTCACTTGCGGGTAATCTATTGTTTATGAGAATACTAGACAGAATTAAATTCAACGATACGATTTATATTCCACTAGTCGGTCTAATGCTCGGTAGTATTGTAAGTTCCTTAGCTACCTTCATCGCCTACAAATACGATTTGATTCAAAACCTTTCTTCATGGCTGCAAGGTGACTTTTCGCTTGTGGTCAAAGGGAGATATGAACTTTTATACCTGAGTATACCGCTCTTAATAATTGCTTATCTT is part of the Priestia aryabhattai genome and encodes:
- a CDS encoding zinc-binding dehydrogenase, translating into MKAVMKVEPGYDKMLLKTIPESEVQKNQVKIKVAYTGICGTDIHTFTGQYKNSQTPVVLGHEFSGIVVEVGKDVTKVKVGDKVTSETTFVTCGECDYCLEKDYNLCAHRKGIGTQINGSFAEYVISREESVHVLPDAVDLKAAALTEPLACCVHAALEKTVVKKGDKVLIFGPGPIGLLQAQVVKAQGAFVILAGITKDQKRLELAKSLGVDVAVDIQKESLEEIVLAYTNGYGVDKLFECSGAVQALNQGLPLVKKKGTFVQVGIFSEKLNLLDQESIIQREITYIGTRSQKPSSWHIALKLLEEKKINTEKMITKIVPLDYWRQGFEAVLSGNEIKVLVQS
- a CDS encoding bh protein, encoding MKDTQMEADLYCNGCKEELPHHVYYINGKIVRVECHECNRTMVFKVDVLKEFYKEVYKRISTKPNRISKEYKKDINRFLTEIPIRLVCKPYRLMKDFNESMHTIHRYKK
- a CDS encoding styrene monooxygenase/indole monooxygenase family protein, coding for MKKRIAIIGSGTAGLQLAYALREEFEVKVFHCRSADEIKSGRVMSTQVHFATTRERERRFNMPVWNEQSLIKSIHINLGDQKLFTGLLNEPALSVDQRLYFSTCLNDLTHKGVSFTLQKIDSNTPLPFMDDVDLVIDCTGKAGPLFPFPIEKEQSPFRMPQRKCIVGYFSGIAPLNPQGIGVTVIPELGEMFEIPAVTETGPVTILFMMPLPNRPLDLFRGIKTPQEFTQKMFEAVRSFFPDIYARINEATFSLCDKQGFLQTAITPVIRKPYTIYQDTLVLGCGDSVFLNDPITGQGCNLASYCAEQLYEILIDYKDSTWNEKLGETYWEQTKPFVTQVTEWTNAMTDPLPSHIVGMLLEGAKNQQIANQIAEWFANPVSAHQAFFSKTTS
- a CDS encoding cell wall hydrolase, whose product is MSKKRVKKWAVASAASVAFLASQGTASAAASHKVVKGDTLWGLGQQNGVTVDELKGANNRQNDMIYVGETLTIPDQGQVQPAASPASSVHTVAQGETLYHIATQNGMTVDQLKAVNGLQSDIITIGQTLKLQGEAPAPAQTAPSTSVSAQDQDLLARLVEAEAKGEPYQGKVAVAIVVLNRVASPEFPNNIHDVIYQQLGNGVYQFSPVANGAINQPASEESKRAVNEALANPHENDALFFYNPQIAESQWVATQQVTAVIGNHVFAK
- a CDS encoding ABC transporter permease; the protein is MKFYQLILVFAVLAVASLFIGVQDLSAVDLFHLTKEESQTLFFSRFPRLLSIIMAGMSLSICGLIMQQITRNKFVSPTTAGTMDWARLGVLISLLVFASASPLLKMTIAFIFSLAGNLLFMRILDRIKFNDTIYIPLVGLMLGSIVSSLATFIAYKYDLIQNLSSWLQGDFSLVVKGRYELLYLSIPLLIIAYLYADKFTVAGMGESFSINLGVKYKQIVNIGLVIVSLITSITILTVGMLPFLGLIIPNIVSIYRGDHLRKSLPHTALLGAVFVLACDILGRLIIFPYEISIGLMVGVIGSAIFLFMLIRRGRYA